The following proteins are co-located in the Triticum aestivum cultivar Chinese Spring chromosome 1A, IWGSC CS RefSeq v2.1, whole genome shotgun sequence genome:
- the LOC123060510 gene encoding NADH-ubiquinone oxidoreductase chain 2 isoform X2 → MIYGSTGATHFDQLAKILTGYEITGARSSGIFMGILFIAVGFLFKITAVPFHMWAPDIYEGSPTPVTAFLSIAPKISISANMSRVSIVASYGGTLQQIFFFCSIASMILGALAAMAQTKVKRPLAHSSIGHVGYIRTGFSCGTIEGIQSLLIGIFIYASMTIDAFAIVPALRQTRVKYIADLGALAKTNPISAMTFSITMFSYAGIPPLAGFCSKFYLFFAALGCGAYFLAPVGVVTSVIGRWAAGRLP, encoded by the exons ATGATCTATGGGTCTACTGGAGCTACCCACTTCGATCAATTAGCCAAGATTTTGACCGGATACGAAATCACTGGTGCTCGATCTAGTGGTATTTTTATGGGGATTCTTTTTATCGCTGTAGGATTCCTATTCAAGATTACTGCAGTTCCTTTTC ATATGTGGGCACCTGATATCTATGAGGGTTCACCCACCCCGGTGACAGCATTCCTTTCTATTGCGCCTAAAATCTCTATTTCTGCAAATATGTCACgtgtttctattgttgcttccTATGGGGGTACATTACAACAAATCTTCTTTTTCTGCAGCATTGCTTCTATGATCTTAGGAGCACTGGCCGCCATGGCCCAAACGAAAGTCAAAAGACCTCTAGCTCATAGTTCGATTGGACATGTAGGTTATATTCGTACTGGTTTCTCATGTGGAACCATAGAAGGAATTCAATCACTACTAATTGGTATATTTATTTATGCATCAATGACGATAGATGCATTCGCCATAGTTCCAGCATTACGGCAAACCCGTGTCAAATATATAGCGGATTTGGGCGCTCTAGCCAAAACGAATCCTATTTCGGCTATGACCTTCTCCATTACAATGTTCTCATACGCAGGAATACCCCCGTTAGCCGGCTTTTGTAGCAAATTCTATTTGTTCTTCGCCGCTTTGGGTTGTGGGGCTTACTTCCTAGCCCCAGTGGGAGTAGTGACTAGCGTTATAGGTCGTTGGGCGGCCGGAAGGTTGCCATGA
- the LOC123060519 gene encoding NADH dehydrogenase [ubiquinone] iron-sulfur protein 3-like yields MLCIILFPERWFSGFGIVTKHPGFYTRFNTRACSRSWIHNSKKCVCSFGSLLVASLSLLPLHSHAFLGRTNPTGDFRQVFLLRARSGTKIKLSLFSFMDNQSIFQYSWEILPKKWVHKMKRSEHGNRSYTNTDYPFPLLCFLKWHTYTRVQVSIDICGVDHPSRKRRFEVVHNLLSTRYNSRIRVQTSADEVTRISPVVSLFPSAGRWEREVWDMSGVSSINHPDLRRISTDYGFEGHPLRKDFPLSGYVEVRYDDPEKRVVSEPIEMTQEFRYFDFASPWEQRSDG; encoded by the coding sequence ATGCTCTGTATAATACTTTTCCCCGAGCGATGGTTTAGCGGATTCGGAATTGTAACCAAGCATCCTGGGTTCTATACCCGATTCAACACTAGAGCATGCAGCCGATCCTGGATACATAACTCTAAAAAGTGTGTGTGCAGTTTTGGATCTTTATTGGTAGCCAGTCTTTCACTTCTGCCTCTCCACTCCCATGCCTTTCTTGGTCGGACCAACCCAACCGGCGATTTCCGACAAGTCTTTCTGCTTAGAGCAAGAAGCGGAACCAAAATAAAgctttctttattttcatttaTGGATAACCAATCCATTTTCCAATATAGTTGGGAGATTTTACCCAAGAAATGGGTACATAAAATGAAAAGATCGGAACATGGGAATAGATCTTATACCAATACTGACTACCCATTTCCATTGTTGTGCTTTCTAAAATGGCATACCTATACAAGGGTTCAAGTTTCGATCGATATTTGCGGAGTGGATCATCCCTCTCGAAAACGAAGATTTGAAGTTGTCCATAATTTACTGAGTACTCGGTATAACTCACGCATTCGTGTACAAACAAGTGCAGACGAAGTAACACGAATATCTCCGGTAGTCAGTCTATTTCCATCAGCCGGCCGGTGGGAGCGAGAAGTATGGGATATGTCTGGTGTTTCTTCCATCAATCATCCGGATTTACGCCGTATATCAACAGATTATGGTTTCGAGGGTCATCCATTACGAAAAGACTTTCCTCTGAGTGGATATGTGGAAGTACGCTATGATGATCCAGAGAAACGTGTGGTTTCTGAACCCATTGAGATGACCCAAGAATTTCGCTATTTCGATTTTGCTAGTCCTTGGGAACAGCGTAGCGACGGATAA